From one Desulfurobacterium thermolithotrophum DSM 11699 genomic stretch:
- a CDS encoding NADP-dependent isocitrate dehydrogenase, whose amino-acid sequence MAKKPTIIWTKVDEAPALATYSLLPIMRAFVKHADVDIEVRDISLAGRILAQFGYVPDDLAYLGELVWKPEANIMKLPNISASIPQLIDAVKELQSQGYDLPDFPENPQTEEEKEIRAKYDKCIGSVVNPVLRQGNSDRRIAPPVKEYAKKHPHRMRDVSPKSLSYVAHMKSGDFYENEKSVTLKKDTKIRYEFVDKEGNVTVLKEIELGMGDVVDGTYMSRKKLKEFFEEVINDAKEKDILFSLHVKATMMRVSDPAIFGDAIRVYYKELFEKHGKELEEIGFDPNKGLIDLENKLSKLPPEKQEEIKKTIEEIYKKQPRLYMVDSDNGITNLHRPNDVIVDASVPAVIKNGLQGWGPSGETDDCVITIPDRSYATMYSEIVEDIKVRGQFDPTKVGSVSNVGLMAMKAEEYGSHDKTFFPPADGVIRIVDEDGNVLMEHEVEEGDIYRSCVTKDIAIRDWVKLAVNRAKESGEPIVFWLDHMRAHDRQLIEKVKEELQKYDLSDVEWYIKPPREAMKFTLERFRKGLNTISVTGNVLRDYLTDLFPIIEVGTSARALSIVPEIAGGGLFETGAGGSAPKHVQQFVKEGHLRWDSLGEFLAFVEALKLAYKQSGSTNKRILIMADTLSKAVGKYLDNDKTPKRKVGELDTRGSHYWLARYWAEELAAQDTDAELAKIFEPVAAALIENEEKILEEIRATEGSPKDIGGYYHPDDAKAEAAMRPSATLNSIIDSI is encoded by the coding sequence ATGGCAAAAAAGCCAACTATTATCTGGACAAAGGTTGACGAGGCTCCAGCACTTGCAACCTACTCACTTCTGCCAATTATGAGAGCCTTTGTAAAGCATGCAGACGTAGATATTGAAGTTAGAGATATCTCCCTTGCAGGAAGAATCCTTGCTCAGTTTGGATATGTTCCGGATGATCTTGCTTACCTTGGTGAGCTCGTTTGGAAGCCAGAAGCAAATATTATGAAGCTTCCTAACATTTCTGCTTCTATTCCTCAGCTTATCGACGCTGTTAAGGAGCTCCAGTCCCAAGGATACGATCTTCCAGACTTTCCGGAGAACCCTCAAACCGAGGAAGAAAAAGAAATCAGAGCAAAGTACGACAAGTGTATCGGCAGTGTAGTTAACCCGGTTCTAAGACAGGGCAACTCCGACAGACGTATTGCTCCACCTGTTAAGGAGTATGCCAAGAAACATCCTCACAGAATGAGAGATGTTTCTCCAAAGTCTCTTAGCTACGTTGCTCACATGAAGAGCGGTGATTTCTACGAGAATGAGAAATCTGTAACTCTTAAGAAGGATACAAAGATTCGTTATGAGTTTGTTGATAAAGAAGGAAATGTGACTGTTCTCAAAGAGATCGAGCTTGGAATGGGTGACGTCGTTGACGGAACCTACATGAGCAGAAAGAAGCTCAAAGAGTTCTTTGAAGAAGTTATTAATGATGCTAAGGAAAAAGATATTCTCTTTTCCCTTCACGTTAAAGCTACAATGATGAGAGTTTCAGACCCTGCAATCTTTGGTGATGCAATCAGGGTTTACTACAAGGAACTTTTTGAAAAGCATGGAAAAGAACTTGAAGAGATTGGATTTGATCCTAACAAAGGTCTCATTGACCTTGAAAACAAACTTTCTAAGCTTCCACCAGAAAAGCAAGAAGAAATCAAGAAAACAATAGAGGAAATTTACAAGAAGCAACCACGTCTTTACATGGTTGACTCAGATAACGGTATTACAAACCTTCACAGACCTAACGACGTTATCGTTGATGCTTCTGTTCCTGCTGTTATCAAAAATGGACTCCAGGGCTGGGGACCAAGCGGAGAGACAGATGACTGTGTAATTACAATCCCAGACCGTTCTTATGCAACAATGTACAGCGAAATCGTTGAAGACATCAAGGTACGCGGTCAATTCGATCCAACAAAGGTGGGAAGCGTTTCAAACGTTGGTCTTATGGCTATGAAAGCTGAAGAGTACGGTTCCCACGATAAAACATTTTTCCCACCGGCAGATGGTGTTATTAGAATCGTTGATGAAGACGGAAACGTCCTCATGGAACATGAGGTTGAAGAAGGTGACATCTACAGAAGCTGCGTAACAAAGGATATTGCTATTCGCGACTGGGTTAAGCTTGCAGTTAACAGAGCTAAAGAGTCCGGTGAGCCAATCGTATTCTGGCTTGATCACATGAGAGCTCACGATAGACAGCTTATCGAGAAGGTAAAAGAAGAGCTTCAAAAGTACGATCTTTCTGATGTTGAGTGGTACATCAAGCCTCCAAGAGAGGCAATGAAGTTTACACTTGAAAGATTCAGAAAAGGACTCAACACAATTTCCGTAACAGGAAACGTTCTCAGAGACTACCTCACAGACCTCTTCCCAATTATTGAAGTTGGAACAAGTGCAAGAGCTCTTTCCATTGTTCCTGAAATCGCCGGTGGTGGACTCTTTGAAACAGGTGCTGGAGGATCAGCTCCAAAGCATGTTCAGCAGTTTGTAAAAGAAGGACACCTCAGATGGGATAGCCTTGGAGAGTTCCTTGCATTTGTAGAAGCTCTCAAGCTTGCATACAAGCAGTCAGGAAGCACTAACAAGAGAATCCTCATCATGGCGGATACTCTCTCTAAGGCTGTTGGTAAGTACCTTGACAACGACAAGACTCCAAAGAGAAAAGTTGGAGAGCTTGATACACGTGGTAGCCACTACTGGCTTGCACGTTACTGGGCAGAAGAGCTTGCTGCGCAAGACACAGACGCTGAGCTTGCGAAAATTTTCGAACCTGTAGCAGCTGCTCTTATTGAGAACGAGGAAAAGATCTTAGAAGAAATTAGAGCAACTGAAGGTTCTCCAAAGGATATCGGTGGATACTACCATCCAGATGACGCAAAAGCAGAAGCAGCTATGAGACCAAGTGCAACTCTCAACTCAATCATCGACTCCATTTAA
- a CDS encoding aconitate hydratase — MGLNIVQKIIKTHLVEGDMTPGKPIAIRIDQTLTQDATGTMAYLHFEAMGLPKVQTELSVSYVDHNTLQAGGPENANDHLFLQTAAAKFGVFFSKAGNGICHQVHLERFAVPGKTLLGSDSHTPTAGGIGSLAIGAGGMDVALAMAGEPFYLTMPKVVRVNLYGKLRPFVSAKDIILELLRRLSVKGGVGKIFEYGGEGVKYLSVPERATITNMGAELGATTSIFPSDEQTYLFMKAQGRESQWRPLQADPDATYDEVIDIDLSELEPLIACPHMPDNVKKVKEVEGLRVHQVAIGSCTNSSYRDLKTVGEMFKRTGKMVHPLVSAAISPGSKQVLRMMDKEGYYDVFLRAGFRILENACGPCIGMGFAPPSGGVSVRTFNRNFYGRSGTKDAEVYLASPETAAATAMKGVITDPRDLGIEEIKVFLPEKFEIDDSMIYAPAADPDEVEIYKGPTINYVGYKEPLGDKVEGEVLLKVGDNITTDHIIPGGAKILPLRSNIPAISEYVYSVVDETFAQRAKEKGGGFIVGGENYGQGSSREHAAIGPMYLGVKAVIAKSFARIHHANLINFGILPLVFVNPEDYDKIDQGDLLEIDLSNFAPGEDNIITVINRTKGISIPTKHGLNERQVKIIKAGGVLKYVKDKFEGKLQ; from the coding sequence ATGGGCTTAAACATCGTTCAGAAAATTATTAAAACACACCTTGTTGAAGGAGACATGACTCCTGGAAAGCCCATAGCAATTAGAATCGACCAGACACTCACACAAGATGCCACAGGAACAATGGCGTACCTCCATTTTGAAGCTATGGGACTTCCAAAAGTTCAAACAGAACTTTCTGTATCTTATGTTGACCACAACACACTCCAAGCTGGTGGTCCTGAAAACGCAAACGACCACCTCTTCCTCCAGACAGCTGCTGCAAAGTTTGGAGTTTTCTTCAGCAAAGCTGGAAACGGTATCTGTCACCAGGTTCACCTTGAAAGATTTGCTGTTCCAGGAAAGACACTCCTCGGTTCAGACTCCCACACACCAACAGCAGGCGGTATCGGTAGCTTAGCTATTGGTGCAGGTGGTATGGACGTTGCTCTTGCAATGGCTGGAGAACCTTTCTACCTCACAATGCCAAAGGTTGTTAGGGTTAACCTCTACGGAAAGCTCAGACCTTTCGTTTCAGCTAAGGACATTATCCTTGAGCTCCTCAGAAGACTTTCCGTTAAAGGCGGTGTTGGAAAGATCTTTGAATACGGTGGAGAGGGTGTTAAGTACCTTTCAGTTCCAGAAAGAGCAACTATTACAAATATGGGTGCTGAGCTTGGTGCTACAACATCTATCTTCCCAAGTGACGAGCAGACATACCTCTTCATGAAAGCTCAGGGAAGAGAATCCCAGTGGAGACCACTACAGGCTGACCCAGACGCTACATACGATGAAGTAATTGATATTGACCTTTCTGAGCTCGAGCCACTCATCGCTTGCCCACACATGCCTGACAACGTTAAGAAAGTTAAAGAAGTTGAAGGTCTAAGAGTTCATCAGGTTGCAATTGGTTCTTGTACAAACTCTTCCTACAGAGACCTCAAGACTGTAGGTGAAATGTTCAAGAGAACCGGAAAGATGGTACATCCGCTTGTTTCAGCTGCAATCTCTCCAGGTTCAAAGCAAGTTCTCAGAATGATGGATAAAGAAGGCTACTACGATGTATTCCTGAGAGCTGGATTTAGAATTCTTGAGAACGCTTGTGGTCCATGTATCGGAATGGGATTTGCTCCACCATCTGGAGGAGTTTCTGTTAGAACATTTAACAGAAACTTCTACGGCCGTTCTGGTACAAAGGATGCAGAAGTTTACTTAGCTTCCCCAGAAACAGCAGCTGCAACTGCAATGAAGGGAGTTATTACAGACCCAAGAGACCTTGGAATTGAGGAGATTAAGGTATTTCTTCCAGAGAAGTTTGAGATTGACGACTCAATGATCTATGCTCCAGCTGCTGATCCAGATGAGGTTGAAATCTACAAAGGTCCTACAATCAACTATGTTGGTTATAAGGAGCCTCTTGGAGATAAGGTAGAGGGAGAAGTTCTCCTCAAAGTTGGTGATAACATTACAACAGACCACATCATTCCTGGTGGTGCAAAGATCCTCCCACTCCGTTCAAACATTCCTGCAATCTCTGAGTATGTTTACTCAGTTGTGGATGAAACATTTGCTCAAAGAGCTAAGGAGAAGGGTGGTGGATTCATCGTTGGTGGTGAAAACTACGGACAGGGTTCTTCAAGAGAGCACGCTGCAATTGGTCCAATGTATCTTGGAGTTAAGGCAGTAATCGCCAAGTCCTTTGCAAGAATCCACCATGCTAACCTTATCAACTTTGGAATTCTTCCACTTGTATTTGTTAACCCTGAAGACTACGACAAGATTGACCAAGGAGATCTTCTTGAGATAGATCTTTCAAACTTTGCTCCAGGAGAAGACAACATCATTACCGTAATCAACAGAACAAAGGGTATTTCAATTCCTACAAAGCACGGCCTCAACGAGAGACAGGTCAAGATCATCAAGGCGGGGGGCGTTCTCAAATACGTTAAGGACAAATTCGAAGGTAAACTCCAGTAA